The proteins below come from a single Ochotona princeps isolate mOchPri1 chromosome 13, mOchPri1.hap1, whole genome shotgun sequence genomic window:
- the BORCS7 gene encoding BLOC-1-related complex subunit 7 isoform X2, giving the protein MATGTPDPQARFGQSVKGLLTEKVNTCGTDVIALTKQVLKGSRSSELLGQAARNMVLQEDAILHSEDSLRKMAIITTHLQYQQEAIQKK; this is encoded by the exons ATGGCGACTGGAACGCCCGATCCGCAAGCGCGATTCGGTCAGTCCGTGAAGGGCCTGCTCACGGAGAAGGTGAACACCTGCGGCACTGACGTGATCGCGCTCACCAAGCAGGTGCTGAAGGGCTCCCGCAGCTCCGAG ctgctgggtcAGGCGGCTCGCAATATGGTCCTGCAGGAAGACGCCATCTTGCACTCAGAGGAT AGTTTGAGGAAAATGGCCATCATCACCACGCATCTTCAGTACCA GCAAGAAGCTATTCAAAAGAAGTAA
- the BORCS7 gene encoding BLOC-1-related complex subunit 7 isoform X1, with translation MATGTPDPQARFGQSVKGLLTEKVNTCGTDVIALTKQVLKGSRSSELLGQAARNMVLQEDAILHSEDSLRKMAIITTHLQYQQEAIQKNVEQSSELQEQLKHLLK, from the exons ATGGCGACTGGAACGCCCGATCCGCAAGCGCGATTCGGTCAGTCCGTGAAGGGCCTGCTCACGGAGAAGGTGAACACCTGCGGCACTGACGTGATCGCGCTCACCAAGCAGGTGCTGAAGGGCTCCCGCAGCTCCGAG ctgctgggtcAGGCGGCTCGCAATATGGTCCTGCAGGAAGACGCCATCTTGCACTCAGAGGAT AGTTTGAGGAAAATGGCCATCATCACCACGCATCTTCAGTACCA GCAAGAAGCTATTCAAAAGAA TGTTGAACAGTCCTCGGAACTGCAGGAGCAGCTGAAGCATCTGTTGAaatag